The following proteins are co-located in the Vigna angularis cultivar LongXiaoDou No.4 chromosome 2, ASM1680809v1, whole genome shotgun sequence genome:
- the LOC108328344 gene encoding uncharacterized protein LOC108328344 produces MVELWGRATGGSVCATHQEQRQNQQQKLEVDLNYQMEYIPESPLYERGTYSTSPSPSGMDEHSPGPTQPVTSIPSCETSTSRGSKRKAPMVDLMDSQFEKLITKLDELMNVLRSSNSHFEKILSIMERQVSAIEEQNYIMRRRSTFQYSESDVWEMLAGMNIQEESIMEHYYDFLCTNPVYTKRLMGLPPNLRWNKLIKMMTGSV; encoded by the coding sequence ATGGTGGAATTATGGGGTCGAGCAACAGGTGGTAGTGTGTGCGCAACACATCAAGAACAACGTCAAAACCAGCAACAAAAGTTAGAGGTTGATCTTAATTATCAAATGGAGTACATACCAGAGTCACCTTTGTATGAAAGAGGTACTTATTCGacttcaccatcaccatcaGGTATGGATGAGCATAGTCCTGGGCCTACTCAACCTGTGACATCTATTCCATCGTGTGAGACTTCGACATCACGAGGCTCAAAACGAAAAGCACCAATGGTTGATTTGATGGACTCCCAATTCGAGAAGCTCATTACAAAACTAGACGAGTTAATGAATGTTCTGAGATCGAGTAACTctcattttgaaaaaatattatccaTAATGGAACGACAGGTAAGTGCCATTGAGGAGCAAAATTATATTATGCGTCGCAGGTCAACTTTCCAATACTCAGAAAGTGACGTATGGGAGATGCTAGCTGGCATGAACATACAAGAAGAATCTATTATGGAACATTATTATGATTTTCTCTGTACAAATCCTGTCTATACCAAACGGCTGATGGGTTTGCCTCCAAATCTTCGTTGGAATAAGCTAATTAAGATGATGACGGGGAGTGTTTGA